In a genomic window of Quercus lobata isolate SW786 chromosome 4, ValleyOak3.0 Primary Assembly, whole genome shotgun sequence:
- the LOC115984039 gene encoding mechanosensitive ion channel protein 10-like: protein MEVQKSNTDHVVLNIEHPDPKLKQSPQKDSNDDPLSQPTTRTKTVKRLNFSKPRSRFEEISYPLPPRTIQESEELQYLNPHGDTSSTDDDDEEWYEKEDENEEDDEAQGKYRKKRKRKINKRAVIEWALFLIIMTCLVCSLTQPSLKYEKKWGLEIWKWCLMVMVVFCGRLFSGWVVGFIVFLIERNFMLREKVLYFVYGLRKSFQNCVWLGLVLIAWMIMLPNFHKQNKFLMKVFRTLIAVLIAATIWLLKIVFVKVLASSFHVATFFDRMKESVFNHYILETLSGPPLDEEERDLPRRRLQASKTLPARLRDQTYPFTRSKKYGSRRIDMERLRKLSSEARPSAWSVKRLVSYVRSSGLSTISRTVDDFGKAESEINSEWEARNCAQRVFKNVAKSDAKYIDEEDLLKFLKSEEVHTIFPLFEGALETGRITKSSFRNWVVHAYVERKALAHSLNDTKTAVQQLHKLASAIVTVIITVVSLLVMGLATTKVIFVVTSQLLLVGFMFQNMCKTMFESIIFVFVMHPFDVGDRCVVDGIQMIVEEMNILTTVFLRYDNEKIYYPNSVLLTKPISNFRRSPDMADVIDFTIDVSTHIDDINALKKAIQVYLESKPKHWSPKHAVIVREIENVDKMKMALCVQHTMNHQNYGEKNSRRSDLVLELKKIFENLGIKYNFLPQEVHVTRFSVTNGGMAIPS from the exons ATGGAGGTCCAAAAAAGCAACACAGACCATGTAGTCCTCAATATAGAACACCCAGATCCCAAGCTCAAACAGTCACCCCAGAAAGACTCCAATGATGATCCACTGTCCCAACCCACAACAAGAACCAAAACCGTTAAGCGCTTAAACTTTTCCAAACCAAGATCACGTTTTGAAGAGATCAGCTATCCTCTTCCACCAAGAACAATCCAAGAATCCGAAGAACTCCAATACTTAAATCCCCACGGCGACACGTCGTCCACAGATGACGATGATGAAGAGTGGTATGAAAAGGAAGACGAAAacgaagaagatgatgaagcaCAAGGCAAGTacagaaagaaaaggaaaaggaagataAATAAGAGAGCTGTGATTGAATGGGCATTGTTTCTCATTATAATGACTTGTCTGGTATGTTCTCTCACACAACCTTCtcttaaatatgagaaaaagtGGGGTTTAGAGATATGGAAATGGTGCTTAATGGTCATGGTGGTATTCTGTGGTCGCCTTTTCTCTGGTTGGGTAGTGGGGTTTATTGTATTTCTCATTGAAAGAAACTTCATGCTTAGAGAAAAAGTACTATACTTTGTCTATGGTTTGCGTAAGAGTTTCCAAAACTGTGTTTGGCTTGGCCTTGTCTTAATAGCATGGATGATCATGCTCCCTAATTttcacaaacaaaacaagttccTCATGAAGGTGTTTCGAACTCTTATAGCGGTTCTCATTGCGGCAACAATATGGTTGTTAAAGATAGTGTTTGTGAAAGTCCTAGCTTCATCTTTTCATGTTGCTACATTCTTTGATCGAATGAAAGAGAGTGTGTTTAATCACTATATATTggaaactctatctgggcctcCATTGGATGAGGAAGAGAGGGACTTGCCTCGTCGAAGATTACAGGCGTCGAAGACATTGCCGGCGAGGCTGAGGGATCAGACGTATCCATTCACAAGGTCGAAGAAGTATGGGTCGAGGAGGATTGATATGGAGAGACTGAGGAAGCTTAGCTCGGAGGCTAGGCCATCGGCTTGGAGTGTGAAGAGGTTGGTGAGTTATGTGAGGTCCTCGGGTTTGTCTACTATTTCAAGGACTGTTGATGATTTTGGCAAGGCTGAGTCTGAGATTAATAGTGAATGGGAGGCTAGGAATTGTGCTCAGAGAGTATTCAAGAACGTTGCAAAGTCTGATGCCAA ATATATAGACGAGGAAGATTTACTAAAGTTTTTGAAGAGTGAGGAGGTTCACACTATATTTCCTCTCTTTGAAGGAGCATTGGAAACTGGAAGAATCACAAAATCTTCATTCAGAAACTGGGTG GTCCATGCCTATGTTGAGCGTAAAGCTTTAGCTCATTCCCTGAATGATACCAAGACGGCTGTCCAGCAACTTCACAAGTTGGCAAGCGCGATTGTGACTGTAATTATAACTGTGGTGTCCCTTCTGGTAATGGGTTTGGCCACAACTAAGGTGATCTTTGTAGTTACATCTCAGCTACTGCTTGTGGGGTTCATGTTCCAAAACATGTGCAAAACTATGTTTGAGTCCatcatttttgtgtttgtgatgcaCCCTTTTGACGTTGGTGATCGATGTGTGGTTGATGGCATacag ATGATTGTTGAAGAGATGAATATATTGACAACAGTCTTCCTACGGTATGATAATGAGAAAATATATTACCCAAACTCTGTTCTTCTTACGAAGCCAATCAGCAATTTCAGAAGAAGTCCGGATATGGCCGATGTTATTGACTTCACCATTGATGTGTCTACTCATATAGATGATATTAATGCCCTGAAGAAGGCTATACAAGT ATACCTTGAAAGTAAGCCAAAGCATTGGAGCCCGAAACATGCTGTGATAGTGAGGGAGATTGAGAATGTAGACAAGATGAAGATGGCTCTTTGTGTTCAACACACCATGAACCATCAAAATTATGGGGAAAAGAACAGTCGAAGATCAGATCTAGTCTTGGaattaaaaaagatttttgaaaaccTTGGCATAAAATACAACTTTCTTCCTCAAGAGGTACATGTCACACGATTCAGCGTGACCAATGGGGGAATGGCAATTCCATCTTAA